The Sandaracinus amylolyticus genomic interval GATGACGTGGAGGCGCGTCTTCTTGCCGTAACGATCCTCGAACGCCGCGCTCGTCGGCACGCCCTTGAGGATCCCCTTGAGGAACGCCTCCGCCGCGCGATAGCTCGAGCGAACGAGCGGACCGCTCGCGACGAAGCGGAAGCCCATCTCGAGCCCCGCGTCGCGATACCGATCGAACTCCGCGGGCTCGACGTAGCGCTTCAGCTCCGCGTGCTTCGGCGAAGGGCGCAGGTACTGCCCGATCGTGAGCACGTCGACCTGCGCGTCGCGCAGCGACCTCATCGCGTCGAGCACCTGCTCCTCGGTCTCGCCGCACCCGACCATCAGCGACGTCTTCGTGACGTTCGCGCCCTCTTCCTTCGCCCAGCGCAGCACGTCGACCGAGCGCTGCCACGAGCACCGCGCGTCGCGCATCGCGCGCTGCAGCGCGGGCACGACCTCGACGTTGTGCGCGAACACGTCGGGGCGCCCTTCGCTCACGACGGTCGCGACGTCGTTGCGCACGCCCTGGAAGTCGCCCACCAGCGTCTCGACGAGCATGTCGGGCGCGTGGTGCTTGATGCGCTGCACGGTGCGCGCGACGTGGTCGGCGCCCCCGTCGAGCAGATCGTCGCGATCGACCATCGTGAGCACGACGTACGCGAGGCCCATCTCGCCGAGCGCGCGCCCGACGTTCTCGGGCTCGCGCGGATCGGTGACACCGCCGGGATCGCCGGTGTTCACCGCGCAGAAACGACACCCGCGGGTGCACGTCTCGCCGAGGATCATGATCGTCGCGGTGCCCTCGCCCCAGCACTCACCGACGTTCGGACAGCGCGCCTCCTCGCACACCGTGTGGAGATCGAGCCTGCGGAGGCGCTCCTTGATCTCCAGATAACGCTCGCCGCCGGGGAGGCGCACGCGCAGCCAGTCGGGCTTCTTCTGCTGCTGCATCGGGGGCTTCATGGGGCTCTCGGGGTGGCGCGTCTATATCACGGGCCCTCGGCGCGGGCCGTGCGCGGAGCCCCTCGACGATGGCACCGCGGGCTGTCAAAAGCAGCCGGCCGTTCCATGACCGCCCCTCACTCGCGCACGACGGACCTGCTGTTCCGCACGCCCCGCGAGGACGCGCCGGTCGACCTCGAGGCGCACCTCTCGCGGCTGCATCCGCGCGCGACGGTCAAGGGGCTCTTCTTCGCGGACCT includes:
- the lipA gene encoding lipoyl synthase; this translates as MKPPMQQQKKPDWLRVRLPGGERYLEIKERLRRLDLHTVCEEARCPNVGECWGEGTATIMILGETCTRGCRFCAVNTGDPGGVTDPREPENVGRALGEMGLAYVVLTMVDRDDLLDGGADHVARTVQRIKHHAPDMLVETLVGDFQGVRNDVATVVSEGRPDVFAHNVEVVPALQRAMRDARCSWQRSVDVLRWAKEEGANVTKTSLMVGCGETEEQVLDAMRSLRDAQVDVLTIGQYLRPSPKHAELKRYVEPAEFDRYRDAGLEMGFRFVASGPLVRSSYRAAEAFLKGILKGVPTSAAFEDRYGKKTRLHVIS